One Pleurocapsa sp. PCC 7327 DNA segment encodes these proteins:
- a CDS encoding NADH-quinone oxidoreductase subunit M yields MLSALIWVPLLGAVLIAFYPGKLEAFHTRTIALAIASCVLFLNLVLGFEFDPTNPDIQLSEYLPWISWLGLSYHLGIDGLSFPLIFLNSLLSLIAIYSTSQSIHRPRFYYSLLLLLSSGIAGAFLAQDLLLFFLFYELEIIPLYFLIAIWGGERRGYAAMKFLLYTAISGFLVLVSFLGLVWLTGASSFDYAPLRSHTLPVGTQLLLLAPLLVGLAIKIPIFPFHTWLPDAHVEASTPVSVLLAGVLLKLGTYSLLRFGVGLFLDAWAILAPAMATLAAISALYGASCAIAQQDMKKVVAYSSIAHMAYILLAAAATTRLSITAAIFQMVSHGLISALLFLLVGVVYKKTGSRDVYFLKGLLNPERGLPIAGSLMILGVMASAGIPGMAGFIAEFLVFRGSFPIFPLQTLLCLIGSGLTAVYFLLMVNRVFFGRLTPELSQLPQVLWSERMPAIVLALFIVILGVQPNWMVRWSEPQAAILLTGTEDAIATQIIGNNNSN; encoded by the coding sequence ATGCTCAGTGCCTTAATCTGGGTGCCTTTATTAGGAGCAGTACTAATTGCATTTTATCCGGGGAAGCTAGAGGCTTTTCATACCAGGACGATAGCTTTGGCGATTGCCAGTTGCGTATTATTTCTGAATTTAGTTTTGGGATTTGAGTTCGATCCAACCAACCCCGACATTCAACTATCCGAATATCTTCCTTGGATTAGCTGGCTCGGTTTGAGTTACCATTTGGGAATTGATGGGCTGTCATTTCCTTTGATTTTCTTGAATAGCCTGCTGAGCTTAATTGCTATCTACAGCACGAGTCAGTCCATCCATCGACCCCGATTTTACTATTCTCTGTTACTTCTCCTCAGTAGCGGCATTGCTGGCGCTTTCTTGGCACAGGATTTACTGCTATTTTTCCTGTTCTACGAACTAGAAATTATTCCCTTATACTTCTTAATTGCCATTTGGGGAGGAGAACGCCGAGGCTATGCAGCGATGAAATTTCTTCTGTATACGGCGATTTCGGGTTTTTTGGTGCTAGTCTCTTTCTTAGGACTGGTATGGCTGACGGGAGCTTCTAGTTTTGATTATGCACCGTTGCGATCGCATACTTTACCCGTAGGGACGCAACTCCTCTTACTCGCCCCACTTCTGGTTGGTTTAGCGATCAAGATTCCGATTTTCCCGTTCCATACTTGGCTGCCAGATGCTCACGTGGAGGCCTCTACTCCGGTTTCTGTGCTGTTAGCCGGGGTATTGTTGAAGCTGGGAACCTATAGCTTGCTGCGGTTTGGCGTAGGGTTATTCTTAGATGCTTGGGCGATTTTAGCACCCGCTATGGCAACTTTAGCTGCAATTAGTGCATTATATGGGGCTTCCTGCGCGATCGCTCAACAAGACATGAAAAAAGTGGTTGCCTACTCCTCCATCGCTCACATGGCGTATATTCTTTTGGCGGCGGCAGCTACTACTCGCCTCAGCATCACCGCTGCAATTTTCCAAATGGTCAGTCACGGTTTGATTTCTGCTTTGCTGTTCTTGCTGGTAGGGGTAGTGTATAAAAAAACTGGAAGTCGCGATGTCTATTTCTTAAAAGGATTGCTTAACCCCGAACGGGGGTTGCCCATCGCTGGAAGTCTGATGATTTTGGGCGTGATGGCGAGTGCGGGAATTCCGGGAATGGCAGGATTTATTGCAGAATTTCTGGTCTTTCGAGGCAGTTTCCCCATTTTTCCCCTACAAACTTTGCTCTGCCTGATAGGTAGCGGGTTGACGGCAGTTTATTTCTTGCTGATGGTTAACCGCGTCTTTTTTGGTCGCCTTACCCCAGAATTATCTCAATTACCGCAAGTTTTGTGGTCGGAACGGATGCCTGCGATCGTTCTCGCCTTATTTATCGTTATTTTAGGCGTTCAGCCAAATTGGATGGTGCGTTGGAGCGAACCCCAGGCAGCGATCTTGTTGACTGGTACTGAAGACGCGATCGCCACTCAGATAATCGGCAATAATAACAGTAATTGA